The following proteins are encoded in a genomic region of Hymenobacter siberiensis:
- a CDS encoding 2-C-methyl-D-erythritol 4-phosphate cytidylyltransferase, with protein sequence MKPKSPSSQDPKSLYNQVPRFAILVAGGSGTRMGADRPKQFLLLRGEPVLLHTLRRFAEPALGVADIVVVLPADQLDIWQALCAQFSIAVPHRLVAGGATRWASVKAGLAALQGHPEGLVAVHDGVRPLVSRLVVERTYAAAATHAAAAAAVMPKDSVRLVSQHDSAAQNRSRLRLMQTPQTFEIDLLRRAYAMPELATFTDDATVVDDLCRVQLVEGDYRNLKITTPDDLVVAEALLAAGI encoded by the coding sequence ATGAAACCCAAGTCCCCAAGTTCCCAAGACCCTAAGTCCCTTTACAACCAAGTCCCCAGGTTTGCCATTCTGGTGGCGGGCGGCAGCGGCACCCGCATGGGGGCCGACCGGCCCAAGCAGTTTTTGCTGCTGCGCGGCGAGCCCGTACTGCTGCACACACTGCGCCGCTTTGCCGAGCCAGCCCTGGGCGTGGCGGACATTGTGGTGGTGCTGCCCGCCGACCAGCTTGATATCTGGCAGGCGCTATGCGCGCAGTTCAGCATTGCTGTTCCGCACCGGCTGGTGGCGGGCGGGGCCACGCGCTGGGCCTCGGTGAAGGCGGGCCTGGCGGCGCTACAAGGGCACCCCGAAGGCTTGGTGGCGGTGCACGATGGCGTGCGGCCGCTAGTGTCGCGCCTGGTGGTGGAACGTACCTACGCCGCCGCCGCCACCCACGCCGCCGCCGCTGCCGCCGTGATGCCCAAGGACTCGGTCCGACTGGTGTCGCAGCACGACTCGGCGGCCCAGAACCGCAGCCGCCTGCGCCTGATGCAAACGCCTCAAACCTTCGAAATCGACCTGCTGCGCCGCGCCTACGCCATGCCCGAACTGGCCACCTTCACCGACGACGCGACGGTGGTAGACGACCTGTGCCGCGTGCAGCTGGTAGAAGGCGACTATCGCAACCTGAAAATAACGACGCCCGATGACCTAGTGGTGGCCGAAGCCCTGCTGGCAGCGGGCATTTAA
- a CDS encoding DUF4142 domain-containing protein, translating into MHHFLHSTFLPRRFFWQLAVALPLLGSCSGNGSNADAVDNAMAQNEKKIDTADITKKQQADAEFLVKSTSNALLEVELGKLAQARATSPAVRSYGARLVPQRLELLGTLRTLAAAKGLTVPAALGGDEQQAYHEASTQPGTQLDKYLMALLVKAQKQDEDAFDDMSDDGYDGDIRGFAAKFHGPVQEQLDAAKDAADVADKLP; encoded by the coding sequence ATGCATCATTTCCTCCATTCTACTTTCCTGCCGCGCCGGTTTTTCTGGCAGCTGGCGGTTGCACTGCCGTTACTCGGCAGCTGCTCGGGCAACGGCAGCAACGCCGATGCCGTGGACAATGCCATGGCGCAGAACGAGAAAAAAATTGACACCGCCGACATCACCAAGAAGCAGCAGGCCGATGCTGAATTTCTCGTTAAGAGCACCAGCAATGCCTTGCTCGAAGTAGAGCTGGGCAAGCTGGCCCAGGCCCGCGCCACCTCCCCCGCCGTGCGCAGCTACGGGGCCCGCCTGGTACCGCAGCGCCTGGAGCTGCTGGGCACCTTGCGCACCCTGGCCGCCGCCAAGGGACTGACCGTGCCCGCCGCCCTCGGCGGCGATGAGCAGCAGGCCTACCACGAAGCCAGCACCCAACCCGGTACGCAGCTCGATAAATACCTGATGGCCCTGCTGGTGAAAGCCCAGAAGCAGGACGAAGACGCCTTCGACGACATGAGCGATGATGGGTATGACGGCGACATTCGCGGCTTCGCGGCCAAGTTCCACGGGCCGGTGCAGGAACAGCTTGATGCGGCGAAGGATGCGGCCGATGTGGCCGACAAGCTACCATAA
- a CDS encoding DUF4142 domain-containing protein — MKKQFNVLLLSFTVAGLASCTGSQDAVQQANKANERRNETVAAAIETPEQVKKRLDYDADFAVAASSSNQLEVAISKLAQQKAIALEVKEWAKTIETEHTKMDQELEAIAGRANITLPRMMSDDDRDHYNDVDDRKYFGFDKKYLRSLKDAHERDVQRYAAAATQLSNAELRAFAAQALPNLRAHLQQIEELYKRADERK, encoded by the coding sequence ATGAAAAAGCAATTCAACGTTCTCCTCCTTTCCTTCACCGTCGCGGGCCTTGCCTCCTGCACCGGCTCGCAGGATGCCGTGCAGCAGGCCAACAAAGCCAACGAGCGCCGCAACGAAACCGTGGCCGCCGCCATCGAAACGCCCGAGCAAGTGAAGAAAAGACTTGACTACGATGCCGATTTCGCGGTGGCCGCTTCCAGTAGCAACCAGCTCGAAGTAGCCATCAGCAAGCTGGCCCAGCAGAAGGCCATTGCGCTGGAGGTGAAGGAATGGGCCAAAACCATTGAAACCGAGCACACCAAGATGGACCAGGAGCTGGAAGCCATTGCCGGCCGCGCCAACATTACCCTGCCCCGGATGATGAGCGATGACGACCGCGACCACTACAACGACGTGGACGACCGCAAATACTTCGGCTTCGACAAGAAGTACCTGCGCAGCCTGAAAGATGCCCACGAGCGCGACGTGCAGCGCTATGCCGCCGCCGCCACGCAGCTCAGCAACGCCGAGCTGCGCGCCTTTGCGGCCCAGGCCCTGCCCAACCTGCGCGCCCACCTGCAACAAATCGAAGAGCTGTACAAGCGCGCCGACGAGCGGAAGTAA
- the uvrA gene encoding excinuclease ABC subunit UvrA — protein MAKKSTATPVAKAPKAPAAAKKKPVANGVAVAAEMAAAVRDIAEIPAAGPVTGHVHGQLNGHSPASQYLEAQYIEVYGAREHNLKNVTVKIPRNRLVVFTGISGSGKSSLAFDTIYAEGQRRYMETFSAYARSFMGGLERPDVDKIEGLSPVISIEQKTTSRNPRSTVGTITEIYDFLRLLYARTAEAFSYATGEKMIRQSDDQIINFLLKHFDGKKLVVLAPVVKGRKGHYREDFQKIAKLGFTKVRVDGEILDITPKMQVDRYKIHDIEIVIDRLLVKEEDRFRLSGSVQNALTHGKGTMLVLDPDAKKATPQFFSRFLMDPATGIAYDDPAPNTFSFNSPYGACPTCNGLGEVQEITEEAVLPDRKLSISRGGIAPLGEYRDIWIFQQLQLILKKNKATLNTPIEKISEDLLHALLHGISEDEADSGKGLYNEVFEGIIPFLRRQMDSESDNIREWIAQYAQAQPCPECHGYRLKKESLHFKMDGKHIGELSVMDLNDLAAWFEGLESRLTDRQNVIARELLKEIRKRIGFLLEVGLDYLNLHRPVRTLSGGESQRIRLATQIGTQLVGVLYIMDEPSIGLHQRDNERLIKALQHLRDIGNSVIVVEHDKDMILHADHVLDIGPGAGIHGGHIVAQGTPQEIFNSGSLTSQYLSGQKHIEMQKKKRKGEGVDLVLKGAKGNNLKNVTLKVPLGKLVAVTGVSGSGKSTLIHDTLYPILNQHFFNAKREPLAYSGIEGLEFIDKVIEVDQSPIGRTPRSNPATYTGVFTEIRQLFGEMAEAKIRGYGPGRFSFNVKGGRCETCEGAGIRTIEMNFLPDVHVPCETCKGRRYNRETLEVRFKGKSITDILDMTVEKAVEFFEYQPRILRKIKTLNEVGLGYLTLGQQATTLSGGEAQRVKLATELSKKDTGKTFYILDEPTTGLHFEDISHLADVLQKLADKGNTVLIIEHNLDLIKVADYVIDIGPEGGAAGGMIVAQGTPEQVAKSGKGHTARFLAEELKTSKYATA, from the coding sequence ATGGCCAAAAAATCCACTGCTACCCCGGTTGCCAAAGCTCCTAAAGCCCCGGCCGCCGCTAAGAAAAAACCGGTTGCTAATGGCGTAGCCGTGGCGGCCGAAATGGCAGCTGCCGTGCGTGATATTGCCGAAATCCCGGCGGCCGGCCCCGTTACCGGGCACGTCCACGGTCAGCTTAACGGCCATAGCCCCGCCTCGCAGTACCTGGAAGCCCAGTACATTGAGGTGTACGGCGCGCGCGAGCACAACTTGAAGAACGTAACGGTTAAAATTCCGCGCAATCGGCTGGTGGTGTTCACGGGCATTTCGGGCTCGGGTAAGAGCAGCCTGGCGTTCGATACCATTTATGCCGAGGGGCAGCGGCGGTACATGGAGACGTTTTCGGCCTATGCCCGCAGCTTCATGGGCGGGCTGGAGCGGCCCGACGTGGACAAGATTGAGGGCCTGTCGCCGGTTATCAGCATCGAGCAGAAAACCACCTCGCGCAACCCGCGCTCCACGGTGGGCACCATCACCGAAATCTATGATTTCCTGCGCCTGCTGTATGCCCGCACGGCCGAAGCCTTCAGCTACGCTACCGGCGAGAAGATGATTCGGCAGAGCGACGACCAGATTATCAACTTTCTCCTCAAGCACTTCGACGGCAAAAAGCTGGTGGTGCTGGCCCCCGTGGTGAAGGGCCGCAAGGGCCACTACCGCGAAGATTTCCAGAAGATTGCCAAGCTGGGCTTCACCAAGGTGCGCGTCGATGGCGAAATCCTCGACATCACGCCCAAGATGCAGGTGGACCGCTACAAGATTCACGACATCGAAATCGTGATTGACCGGCTGCTGGTGAAGGAGGAGGACCGGTTCCGTCTCTCGGGCTCGGTGCAGAATGCCCTCACGCACGGCAAAGGCACCATGCTGGTGCTCGACCCCGATGCCAAAAAGGCCACGCCGCAGTTCTTCTCGCGCTTTTTGATGGACCCGGCCACCGGCATCGCCTACGACGACCCGGCACCCAATACCTTCTCATTCAACTCGCCCTACGGCGCGTGCCCGACCTGCAACGGCCTGGGCGAGGTGCAGGAAATTACGGAAGAAGCTGTGCTGCCCGACCGCAAGCTGAGCATCAGCCGGGGCGGCATCGCGCCGCTGGGCGAGTACCGCGACATCTGGATTTTTCAGCAGCTCCAGCTCATTCTCAAGAAGAACAAAGCCACGCTGAACACGCCGATTGAGAAGATATCGGAAGACCTGCTCCATGCCCTGCTCCACGGCATTTCGGAGGACGAGGCCGACAGCGGCAAGGGCCTGTATAATGAGGTGTTCGAGGGCATTATTCCCTTCCTGCGCCGGCAGATGGACTCGGAATCTGACAACATTCGGGAGTGGATTGCGCAGTACGCGCAGGCCCAGCCCTGCCCCGAGTGCCACGGCTACCGCCTCAAAAAGGAAAGCCTGCACTTTAAAATGGATGGCAAGCACATCGGCGAGCTGTCGGTGATGGACCTCAACGACCTGGCCGCCTGGTTTGAGGGGCTGGAAAGCCGCCTGACCGACCGCCAGAACGTGATTGCCCGCGAGCTGCTCAAGGAAATCCGCAAGCGCATCGGCTTCCTGCTCGAAGTGGGCCTCGACTACCTGAACCTGCACCGTCCGGTACGCACGCTGAGCGGCGGCGAAAGCCAGCGCATTCGCCTCGCCACCCAGATTGGCACCCAGCTCGTGGGCGTGCTCTACATCATGGACGAGCCCAGCATTGGCCTGCACCAGCGCGACAACGAGCGGCTCATCAAGGCCCTGCAGCACCTGCGCGACATCGGCAACTCGGTGATTGTGGTGGAGCACGACAAGGACATGATTCTGCACGCCGACCACGTGCTGGACATTGGCCCCGGCGCGGGCATCCACGGCGGCCACATCGTGGCCCAGGGCACACCGCAGGAGATTTTCAACTCCGGCTCGCTTACCTCGCAGTACCTCAGTGGCCAGAAGCACATTGAGATGCAAAAGAAGAAGCGCAAGGGCGAAGGCGTGGATTTGGTGCTGAAGGGTGCGAAGGGCAACAATCTCAAAAACGTGACCCTGAAGGTGCCGCTGGGCAAGCTGGTGGCTGTAACGGGCGTATCGGGCTCGGGCAAATCCACGCTCATCCACGACACGCTGTACCCCATTCTCAACCAGCATTTCTTCAACGCCAAGCGCGAGCCGCTGGCTTATAGCGGCATCGAAGGGCTGGAGTTTATTGATAAGGTGATTGAGGTGGACCAGTCGCCTATTGGCCGTACGCCGCGCTCAAACCCGGCCACCTACACGGGCGTATTCACCGAAATCCGCCAGCTGTTTGGCGAGATGGCGGAGGCCAAAATCCGCGGCTACGGCCCCGGCCGCTTCTCCTTCAACGTGAAGGGCGGGCGTTGCGAAACCTGCGAGGGCGCGGGTATCCGCACCATCGAGATGAACTTCCTGCCCGACGTGCACGTGCCCTGCGAAACCTGCAAAGGCCGCCGCTACAACCGCGAAACCCTGGAAGTACGCTTCAAGGGCAAGTCCATCACCGACATTCTCGACATGACTGTGGAGAAGGCCGTGGAGTTCTTCGAATACCAGCCCCGCATCCTGCGTAAAATCAAGACCCTGAACGAAGTAGGTCTCGGCTACCTCACGCTGGGCCAGCAGGCCACCACGCTAAGCGGCGGCGAGGCCCAGCGCGTGAAGCTCGCCACCGAGCTCAGCAAAAAGGACACTGGTAAAACCTTCTACATCCTCGACGAGCCCACCACCGGCCTGCACTTTGAGGATATTAGTCACCTGGCGGACGTGCTCCAGAAGCTGGCCGACAAAGGCAATACCGTCCTCATCATCGAGCACAATCTCGACCTGATTAAAGTGGCCGACTACGTCATCGACATCGGCCCCGAAGGCGGCGCGGCCGGCGGCATGATTGTCGCCCAGGGCACACCCGAGCAGGTGGCCAAGTCCGGCAAGGGCCACACCGCCCGCTTTCTGGCCGAGGAGTTGAAAACCAGCAAGTACGCTACGGCGTAA
- a CDS encoding FAD-dependent oxidoreductase, with protein sequence MLPEIDLTDSASLPEGGLKSFPTPNDGPQVLLTRQQGRVHAFAAHCPHYGAPLEKGRVVGGKLICPWHHACFKLESGHLCEPPALDDLPAFAVREADGRIWVQLPDSPPASTEKPAATPTAEVGGTPPAALAQAPVDARTLVIIGGGAAGQYAAQTLRREGFKGRLVMVSADEAAPYDRTKLSKAYLAGKAKPAALPLRQPEFYQQQRIELLTNTQATGLDLKKQEIHFENHPPLRYDQLLLALGGTPNTLPKLPGHDLPGVHTLRTQADADAILEATKEAKQVVVIGSSFIGMEAASSLVSETRQVTVVAQEKVPFERVLGPEIGQMFRQLHEEKSVRFETEAEVTALLGEGGHVSGVQLKSGKILPAEAVVLGVGVRPATGFLKDVFDLGKDGSVPVDAQLRAAENVYAAGDIARFPLAPGGAPTRIEHWRLAQQHGHTAARNMLGRQEAFTAAPFFWTQQFGKSLRYAGHAEQWDEIIYHGVVAQQNFLAFYVQAGRIVAVAGMGRDTAMLYITELLGRNAMPNPASISPETDWATLDENAE encoded by the coding sequence ATGCTTCCCGAAATCGACCTCACCGACTCCGCCAGTCTGCCCGAAGGCGGCCTCAAATCCTTTCCCACGCCCAATGACGGCCCCCAGGTACTGCTCACCCGTCAGCAGGGCCGCGTCCACGCCTTTGCCGCGCACTGTCCGCACTACGGCGCGCCGCTCGAGAAGGGCCGGGTAGTGGGAGGGAAGCTGATTTGCCCTTGGCACCACGCCTGTTTCAAACTCGAGAGCGGCCACCTCTGCGAGCCGCCCGCTCTCGACGACCTGCCCGCCTTCGCCGTGCGCGAGGCCGACGGCCGCATCTGGGTGCAGCTGCCCGACAGCCCACCCGCCAGCACCGAGAAGCCCGCCGCTACTCCCACTGCCGAAGTAGGTGGCACCCCTCCCGCCGCCCTAGCCCAAGCGCCCGTCGATGCCCGCACCTTGGTCATCATCGGCGGCGGGGCGGCGGGCCAATACGCCGCCCAGACGCTGCGCCGCGAAGGATTTAAAGGACGCCTAGTCATGGTGTCGGCTGATGAAGCCGCACCCTACGACCGCACCAAGCTCAGCAAAGCCTACCTGGCCGGCAAGGCGAAACCTGCCGCGCTGCCGCTGCGCCAGCCCGAGTTCTACCAGCAGCAGCGCATTGAGCTCCTGACCAACACCCAGGCCACCGGCTTAGACCTGAAAAAGCAGGAAATCCACTTTGAAAACCACCCGCCGCTGCGCTACGACCAGCTGCTGCTGGCCCTCGGCGGCACGCCCAACACGCTGCCCAAGCTGCCGGGCCACGACCTGCCCGGCGTGCACACCCTCCGCACCCAGGCCGATGCAGATGCCATTCTGGAAGCCACCAAGGAGGCAAAGCAGGTGGTCGTCATCGGCTCCAGCTTTATTGGCATGGAAGCCGCGAGCAGTCTCGTCAGCGAAACGCGGCAGGTGACCGTGGTGGCGCAGGAAAAAGTGCCGTTTGAGCGGGTACTGGGGCCGGAAATCGGGCAGATGTTCCGCCAGCTGCACGAAGAGAAAAGCGTGCGGTTTGAAACCGAAGCCGAGGTAACGGCCCTCCTGGGCGAAGGCGGCCACGTAAGCGGCGTGCAGCTGAAATCGGGCAAAATTCTGCCCGCCGAGGCCGTGGTGCTGGGCGTGGGCGTGCGCCCGGCCACCGGGTTTCTGAAAGATGTTTTCGACCTTGGAAAAGACGGTAGCGTGCCGGTTGATGCGCAGCTGCGGGCCGCCGAAAACGTGTATGCCGCCGGTGATATCGCCCGCTTCCCGTTGGCGCCCGGTGGCGCGCCCACCCGCATCGAGCACTGGCGGCTGGCCCAGCAGCACGGCCATACTGCCGCCCGCAACATGCTGGGCCGGCAGGAAGCATTCACCGCCGCTCCGTTTTTCTGGACGCAGCAGTTTGGCAAGAGCCTGCGCTACGCCGGCCACGCCGAGCAGTGGGACGAAATCATATATCATGGTGTAGTAGCGCAGCAGAATTTCCTGGCGTTTTACGTGCAGGCGGGCCGCATCGTGGCCGTGGCCGGCATGGGCCGCGACACGGCGATGCTCTACATCACCGAGCTATTGGGCCGGAATGCAATGCCCAATCCGGCCAGCATCAGCCCCGAAACCGACTGGGCCACGTTGGACGAAAACGCGGAATAA
- the asnS gene encoding asparagine--tRNA ligase, with amino-acid sequence MSLKRSTVKELLASQDLDREVLVKGWVRSRRGNKYVQFIIVNDGSTIHTIQAVAAAENFPEETLKDVGNGAAVAIRGTLVASQGKGQAVEIQATEITVLGAADAEAYPLQKKATSLEHLRDIAHLRPRTNTFGAVLRIRHALAFAVHQYFNDHGFYYVHTPIITGSDAEGAGQMFRVTTLPADKPPLAEDGSVDYTQDFFGKQTNLTVSGQLEGELAAMALGSIYTFGPTFRAENSNTARHLAEFWMIEPEVAFNELEENMDLAEDFLQSLVKYALANCADDLAFLNEQYDKELLTRLNFVVDNAFQRLTYTEAVEILKSAKQKFEFPVDWGTDLQSEHERYLVEKHFKKPVILTNYPKEIKAFYMKLDDDGRTVRAMDVLFPGIGEIIGGSQREEDYTKLTTRMAEMHVPTEDLDWYLDTRRFGTAPHAGFGLGFERLVLFVTGMSNIRDVIPFPRYPKNAAF; translated from the coding sequence ATGTCCCTCAAACGGTCCACCGTCAAAGAACTCCTGGCCAGCCAGGACCTCGACCGCGAAGTCCTGGTTAAAGGCTGGGTTCGCTCCCGCCGCGGCAACAAATACGTGCAGTTCATCATCGTGAACGACGGCTCCACCATCCACACCATTCAGGCCGTGGCCGCCGCCGAGAATTTCCCCGAGGAAACCCTCAAGGACGTGGGCAACGGCGCGGCCGTGGCCATTCGCGGCACGCTGGTGGCCTCGCAGGGCAAGGGCCAGGCGGTGGAGATTCAGGCCACCGAAATCACGGTGCTGGGCGCGGCCGATGCCGAAGCCTACCCGCTGCAGAAGAAAGCCACCTCGCTGGAACACCTGCGCGATATCGCCCATTTGCGCCCCCGCACCAACACGTTTGGCGCGGTGCTGCGCATCCGGCACGCGCTGGCCTTCGCTGTGCACCAGTATTTCAACGACCACGGCTTCTACTACGTCCACACGCCCATCATCACCGGCTCCGATGCCGAGGGCGCGGGGCAGATGTTCCGCGTGACCACGCTGCCGGCCGATAAGCCGCCGCTGGCCGAGGACGGCTCGGTAGACTACACCCAGGACTTCTTCGGCAAGCAGACCAACCTCACCGTATCGGGCCAGCTCGAAGGCGAGCTGGCCGCCATGGCGCTGGGCAGCATCTACACATTCGGCCCTACCTTCCGGGCCGAGAACTCCAACACCGCCCGCCACCTGGCCGAGTTCTGGATGATTGAGCCCGAAGTGGCCTTCAACGAGCTCGAAGAAAACATGGACCTGGCCGAGGATTTCCTCCAGAGCCTGGTGAAGTACGCGCTGGCCAACTGCGCCGACGACCTCGCCTTCCTCAACGAGCAGTACGATAAGGAGCTGCTCACCCGCCTCAACTTCGTGGTGGATAATGCCTTCCAGCGCCTCACCTACACCGAGGCCGTCGAAATCCTGAAATCAGCCAAGCAGAAGTTCGAGTTTCCCGTGGATTGGGGCACCGATTTGCAGTCGGAGCACGAGCGTTACCTCGTCGAGAAGCACTTCAAGAAGCCCGTCATCCTGACCAATTATCCGAAGGAAATCAAGGCCTTCTACATGAAGCTGGACGACGATGGCCGCACCGTGCGCGCCATGGACGTGCTGTTTCCCGGCATCGGCGAAATCATCGGCGGCTCGCAGCGCGAGGAGGACTACACCAAGCTCACCACCCGCATGGCTGAGATGCACGTACCCACCGAAGACCTGGACTGGTACCTCGATACCCGCCGCTTCGGCACCGCGCCGCACGCCGGCTTCGGCCTGGGCTTCGAGCGCCTGGTGCTGTTCGTGACAGGCATGAGCAACATCCGCGACGTGATTCCCTTCCCGCGCTACCCCAAGAACGCGGCGTTTTAA
- the rpoN gene encoding RNA polymerase factor sigma-54 translates to MQRLDLKQLLSQKLSPQQIQFIKLLQIPTAELETRIKEEMEVNPALEEDEPDDTEEMERDDDDSDDSDDPDASLDNDENTLDEDFDDRSGSESEMANEMPEPEIMPKDEGPVDSEAAPDNTDLDLSDYLNDDEIAGYKMQGDGPGEEEERDTPLADTSGSLLDSLLDQLHFADLDERQEAIGQQLIGSIDGDGYIRRDLSAIANDLAFSQNLEVTVAEIEAVLRVVHGFDPPGIAARDLPECLLLQLERRPQDENTVNAERILTDTFEEFSKKHYARIQQKLDLEEDELKEAINVILKLNPKPGGSGPSGLGKTQYLMPDFILTNDNGVFNLTLNARNAPELRVSPTYTEMFRTYDKAAKKDTKMKEAVTFVKQKLDSAKWFIDAIRQRQNTLLRTMNAIVELQREFFVEGDESKLKPMILKDIAQMISMDISTVSRVANSKSIQTEFGIYPLKYFFSEGIATDSGEDASSREVKSILKDLIGKESKERPLSDDKLEKMLNARGYNIARRTVAKYREQLNIPVARLRKEL, encoded by the coding sequence ATGCAACGCCTCGACCTCAAACAGCTCCTTTCGCAAAAGCTTAGCCCGCAGCAGATTCAGTTTATCAAGCTGCTGCAGATTCCTACGGCGGAGCTGGAGACGCGCATCAAGGAGGAAATGGAGGTGAACCCGGCCCTGGAAGAAGACGAGCCCGACGACACCGAAGAAATGGAGCGCGACGATGACGACAGCGACGATTCGGACGACCCGGACGCCAGCCTCGACAACGACGAGAATACGCTGGATGAAGACTTTGATGACCGCAGCGGCAGCGAATCGGAGATGGCCAACGAAATGCCCGAGCCCGAAATAATGCCCAAGGACGAAGGCCCGGTGGACAGCGAAGCCGCCCCCGACAACACCGACCTCGACCTGAGCGACTACCTCAACGACGACGAAATAGCGGGCTACAAGATGCAGGGCGATGGCCCCGGCGAGGAAGAGGAGCGCGACACCCCCCTGGCCGACACCAGCGGCTCGCTCCTGGATTCGCTGCTTGACCAACTGCACTTTGCCGATTTGGATGAGCGCCAGGAGGCCATTGGCCAGCAGCTCATCGGCTCGATTGACGGCGACGGCTACATCCGGCGCGACCTTTCGGCCATTGCCAACGACCTGGCTTTTTCGCAGAACCTGGAGGTGACCGTGGCCGAGATTGAGGCCGTGCTGCGCGTGGTGCACGGCTTCGACCCGCCCGGTATTGCGGCCCGCGACCTGCCCGAGTGCCTGCTGCTGCAGCTGGAGCGCCGCCCGCAGGACGAGAACACGGTGAACGCCGAGCGGATATTGACCGATACGTTTGAGGAGTTCAGCAAGAAGCACTACGCCCGTATTCAGCAAAAGCTGGACCTGGAGGAGGACGAGCTGAAGGAGGCCATCAACGTGATTCTGAAGCTGAACCCCAAGCCGGGCGGCAGTGGCCCCAGCGGCCTGGGCAAGACGCAGTACCTGATGCCGGACTTCATCCTGACCAACGATAACGGCGTGTTCAACCTGACCCTGAACGCCCGCAACGCTCCCGAGCTGCGCGTGAGCCCGACCTACACCGAGATGTTCCGGACCTACGACAAGGCGGCCAAGAAGGACACCAAGATGAAGGAGGCCGTTACCTTCGTGAAGCAGAAGCTGGACTCGGCCAAGTGGTTTATCGACGCCATCCGGCAGCGGCAGAACACGTTGCTGCGCACCATGAACGCCATTGTGGAGCTGCAGCGCGAGTTCTTCGTGGAAGGCGACGAGAGCAAGCTCAAGCCCATGATTCTGAAGGATATTGCCCAGATGATTAGCATGGATATTTCGACGGTGAGCCGGGTGGCGAACTCGAAATCCATCCAGACGGAGTTCGGCATTTATCCGTTGAAATACTTCTTCTCCGAGGGCATTGCCACCGACTCGGGCGAGGACGCCAGCAGCCGCGAGGTGAAGAGCATCCTGAAAGACCTCATCGGCAAGGAGAGCAAGGAGCGCCCGCTGAGCGACGACAAGCTGGAAAAAATGCTCAACGCCAGGGGCTACAACATTGCCCGCCGAACGGTGGCCAAGTACCGCGAGCAGTTGAACATTCCGGTGGCCCGGCTGCGCAAAGAACTGTAA